A stretch of the Gossypium hirsutum isolate 1008001.06 chromosome D07, Gossypium_hirsutum_v2.1, whole genome shotgun sequence genome encodes the following:
- the LOC107956025 gene encoding uncharacterized protein, producing the protein MGIVKLDDSLSTENPLPNHNDNGVNMINGDMGRRIKEDIPEVKIPLKWVWKKMVESGLFVLDSKRNFGRVKNYCEFHNEEGHEIQECTEFRALVQGMMDDKEVDFYEEVKEEGSICASESMKVPKVAHPVIIISRPKNDEVRTLVMPKIIIKKPAIFSYQDSRKVPWNYECNTSVPGKEITEDQGIGAYPEPVKGKAITLEQKKEKIAEPVLSINEPVKEEEAVEFLKFLKHSEYSVVEQLHKQLARISVLVLLLNSEVHRSALMKVLNETYVANDISVNKLDRLVNNISADNFIFFNDDEIPPGGMGLPVDSSHMKTYLNILRAFDGTERKVMGRIEIPLLTDPTVYEVDFLVMDIKPFYNCLLWRPWIHSAGAVLSSLHQKLKLVSEGRLVTINAEEDIIVADMPGLSTDIVVHRLPIREDCKLVQQKLRRMRTDIVLKIKEEVKKQFDTGFLQVVKYSEWAIKGSAIADFLASKALEDYEPLDFDFLNEDLMCVANTEEDYQENHSWRLNFDGASNAVGNGIGAILVFGEGRRVACRLGARLVGGGRPQAMSTLEAHGQQAATRRKERTLGFPDAL; encoded by the exons ATGGGtattgttaaattggatgattcGCTCAGTACAGAGAACCCGTTGCCTAATCATAATGATAATGGAGTGAACATGATAAATGGAGATATGGGTAGAAGAATCAAGGAAGATATCCCAGAAGTGAAAATTCCTTTAAAATGGGTCTGGAAGAAGATGGTAGAAAGTGGGTTGTTTGTTTTGGATTCGAAAAGAAACTTTGGAAGGGTAaaaaactactgtgagttccataaCGAGGAGGGACACGAGATTCAAGAGTGTACAGAATTCAGAGCCTTAGTTCAAGGCATGATGGATGACAAAGAAGTGGATTTTTACGAAGAAGTTAAGGAAGAAGGAAGTATATGCGCATCGGAATCAATGAAGGTTCCAAAAGTAGCTCATCCTGTAATCATCATCTCACGACCAAAGAATGATGAAGTGAGAACACTAGTAATGCCAAAGATCATAATTAAGAAACCTGCAATCTTTTCTTACCAAGATAGTAGGAAAGTTCCGTGGAACTACGAGTGCAATACATCTGTCCCTGGAAAGGAGATTACAGAGGATCAGGGTATAGGTGCTTATCCAGAACCTGTGAAAGGAAAGGCCATAACATTGGAACAAAAGAAGGAGAAAATAGCTGAGCCTGTGTTATCCATCAACGAGCCAGTGAAAGAGGAAGAAGCTGTGGAATTCCTTAAATTTTTGAAGCACAGTGAGTATAGCGTTGTCgaacagttgcataaacaacTGGCTCGCATATCTGTATTAGTCTTACTCTTGAATTCAGAAGTACACCGAAgtgcattgatgaaggtgctgaaTGAAACCTATGTGGCCAATGATATTTCTGTTAACAAATTGGATCGATTGGTTAATAATatcagtgctgataatttcatattcttcaatgatgatgaaataccacctggGGGCATGGG GCTTCCCGTAGACAGCTCACACATGAAAACATACCTAAATATACTGAGGGCATTTGATGGTACAGAAAGAAAGGTTatgggaagaattgagatacCCCTACTGACTGACCCAACAGTTTATGAGGTGGATTTTCTCGTAATGGACATCAAGCCCTTCTACAATTGCTTATTatggagaccatggatacattcaGCGGGGGCTGTACTGTCATCATTGCATCAGAAGTTGAAGCTAGTATCAGAAGGTCGGCTGGTGACAATAAACGCCGAAGAGGATATCATAGTGGCG gatatgcccggattgAGCACTGACATTGTAGTGCATCGCCTACCCATAAGGGAGGATTGCAAGCTAGTGCAACAGAAGCTTAGAAGAATGAGGACTGATATTGTgcttaaaataaaagaggaagtcaagaagcagtttgataCTGGGTTTTTACAGGTGGTcaaatattctgaatgg GCCATcaaagggagtgcgatagcagatttcttggctagCAAAGCTTTAGAAGACTATGAACCTCTGGACTTTGATTTCCtgaatgaagacttgatgtgtgTAGCAAATACTGAAGAGGATTATCAAGAAAATCATTCTTGGAGGTTAAACTTTGACGGAGCTTCGAATGCGGTAGGTAATGGGATTGGGGCAATCCTG